A single region of the Desulfovibrio sp. UIB00 genome encodes:
- a CDS encoding translation initiation factor 2 yields the protein MIFIIAIAGYTLFGLWGVSLLSCDGLKISSDLCCYVQNMAGELRRELFSLDPLLALPTTANSIISLESTLASLLQPDDDIVQGMLRAGAVGVFFHYIACYYLGRRLFDTPLVAALFALLTGVTVWVSFGTYWGFGSGDITPRVFYAALFPVLLAATLSALDKPQLRPLIMFVSGCGMYLHSISSLVASCMLFTVFFFHRAKGDSLLRHGAWLLLSLVAWCLPTLLYLTSSIKSATPFSAQDLAVLQQVFDRRFLEDEGGLWRRLIGHLHYKSDSFLLILGGIAGFFVVRRYGTPPMKRLASIVPTLFLGLCIALLISVAETHIAQTLGRMPMGAELPRGIRFVIFLCWLMIVCGFACFWQRAPKWAGLVALSAVIVVLVCDQGRWAYGVRFAFRHVLELPQPARVQNRLSRGAAYAEALQAVQRIIPQDAPIFAEPDAMAVRYRLYRPLAYAFKDGSSYLYSQDAQGAARWLDLTAIRDKQGLTAAWLASGAQWILCGTMSERQNIEQQGTVLWSNDRWFIAKRGIAAEHVTQ from the coding sequence ATGATTTTTATCATTGCCATTGCTGGCTATACCCTATTTGGACTATGGGGAGTGAGCCTGCTTTCGTGCGACGGGCTTAAAATCAGCAGCGACCTTTGCTGCTATGTGCAAAATATGGCGGGCGAACTGCGCCGTGAACTGTTTTCACTTGACCCGCTATTAGCGCTTCCAACCACTGCAAATTCCATCATCAGTCTTGAATCAACTTTGGCGAGCCTTCTTCAGCCCGATGACGACATTGTGCAGGGGATGCTGCGGGCTGGTGCTGTGGGTGTGTTTTTCCACTACATTGCCTGTTATTATCTAGGACGCCGCCTTTTCGACACGCCGCTGGTTGCCGCCCTGTTTGCCCTGCTGACAGGCGTGACCGTATGGGTCAGTTTTGGTACGTATTGGGGCTTTGGCTCGGGCGACATAACGCCGCGTGTTTTTTATGCCGCTCTGTTCCCGGTACTGCTGGCAGCAACACTTTCCGCTCTCGACAAACCGCAGCTGCGCCCTCTTATTATGTTTGTTTCGGGCTGCGGCATGTACCTGCACAGCATCAGTTCTCTGGTGGCCAGCTGCATGCTGTTTACCGTCTTTTTCTTTCACAGGGCCAAGGGCGACAGCCTGTTGCGGCACGGGGCATGGCTTCTGTTGAGCCTTGTTGCATGGTGCCTTCCAACATTGCTCTATCTGACAAGCTCCATCAAATCCGCTACGCCATTTTCGGCGCAGGATCTGGCAGTGCTCCAGCAGGTTTTTGACCGCCGCTTTCTTGAAGACGAAGGCGGACTCTGGCGCAGACTGATTGGGCACCTGCATTACAAGAGTGACAGTTTTTTGCTCATCCTTGGCGGCATTGCCGGATTCTTTGTTGTGCGCCGCTATGGCACGCCACCCATGAAGCGTCTGGCATCCATTGTACCCACCCTGTTTTTGGGCTTGTGCATAGCCCTGCTCATTTCGGTAGCGGAAACTCACATCGCTCAGACCCTCGGCAGAATGCCCATGGGAGCGGAGCTTCCGCGTGGAATCCGCTTTGTCATCTTTTTATGCTGGCTCATGATTGTGTGCGGCTTTGCCTGTTTTTGGCAACGCGCGCCCAAGTGGGCGGGCCTTGTTGCCCTTTCCGCTGTAATTGTCGTTCTTGTTTGCGATCAGGGCCGCTGGGCCTATGGAGTACGCTTCGCTTTCAGGCATGTGCTGGAGTTACCGCAGCCAGCGCGAGTACAGAATCGTTTGAGCCGGGGGGCCGCTTACGCGGAAGCCCTGCAAGCCGTGCAACGGATCATTCCGCAAGACGCCCCCATTTTTGCGGAACCCGATGCCATGGCCGTGCGCTATCGCCTGTATCGGCCCTTGGCCTACGCTTTTAAAGACGGATCTTCCTATCTGTACAGCCAGGACGCGCAAGGGGCGGCCCGCTGGCTTGACCTGACCGCCATTCGGGATAAACAGGGATTGACCGCAGCATGGCTTGCCTCTGGCGCTCAGTGGATTTTATGCGGCACCATGTCCGAACGGCAGAACATCGAGCAACAGGGAACAGTTCTCTGGAGCAATGACCGCTGGTTTATCGCCAAACGCGGCATTGCGGCTGAACACGTCACGCAGTGA
- a CDS encoding glycosyltransferase family 2 protein: MRQTTLSIVAPVYCEGGHLHKFVASLAGVLAPLKAETGLCYEIVLVDDGSTDDTWASMRTLTGQYANLRCLRLSRNFGKDAALSAGLEAARGDAVITMDSDMQHPAALIPEMVALWRTGTVDVVDVRKQERQVESFLSRICAVSFYRIFQMLTSYDLKGSGDFKLLDRKVVEAWKNLGERKLFYRGLTSWMGFQHKEILFTPCARCGGTSKWSLTRRVTLAVDSMTSFSGKPLLIIGIITLLFYGFSFIVGCEALWSYATGQAESGFTTVILLMLLTGSAILTGLCILSAYLHHAFVELKGRPRYLLAETLEGDKTDA; the protein is encoded by the coding sequence ATGCGCCAAACCACTCTCTCGATTGTTGCCCCCGTGTACTGCGAGGGCGGCCATCTGCACAAATTTGTGGCTTCACTCGCGGGGGTACTTGCCCCATTGAAGGCTGAAACCGGCCTCTGCTACGAAATCGTGCTGGTTGACGATGGCTCCACAGACGACACGTGGGCCTCAATGCGCACCCTGACCGGGCAATATGCCAACCTGCGCTGCCTGCGCCTGAGCCGCAACTTCGGCAAGGATGCCGCCCTTTCCGCTGGCCTGGAGGCCGCGCGCGGAGATGCCGTCATCACCATGGACAGCGACATGCAGCACCCAGCCGCACTTATACCAGAGATGGTGGCCTTATGGCGCACCGGCACTGTAGATGTGGTTGATGTGCGCAAGCAGGAGCGCCAGGTAGAATCATTTTTGAGCAGAATCTGCGCCGTCTCATTTTACCGCATTTTTCAGATGCTGACCTCATATGACCTTAAAGGCTCGGGCGACTTCAAGCTACTTGACCGCAAGGTGGTTGAGGCCTGGAAAAATCTTGGCGAACGCAAGCTCTTTTACCGGGGGCTGACATCGTGGATGGGATTTCAGCACAAAGAAATTCTGTTTACGCCCTGCGCCCGTTGCGGCGGCACCAGCAAATGGAGCTTGACCCGCAGAGTCACCCTGGCCGTTGATTCCATGACGTCTTTCAGCGGTAAGCCCTTGCTGATCATTGGCATTATTACCCTGCTGTTCTATGGTTTTTCGTTTATTGTAGGCTGCGAGGCGCTGTGGAGCTATGCCACAGGGCAAGCGGAATCGGGCTTTACCACGGTCATTCTGCTGATGCTGCTGACCGGCAGCGCCATTCTCACAGGCCTGTGCATTCTGTCGGCCTACCTGCACCACGCCTTTGTCGAGCTTAAGGGCAGACCCCGCTATCTTCTGGCCGA